From the genome of Ptychodera flava strain L36383 chromosome 22, AS_Pfla_20210202, whole genome shotgun sequence, one region includes:
- the LOC139122490 gene encoding dehydrogenase/reductase SDR family member 11-like, with amino-acid sequence MKTDELDDGHIINIGSLAGHMIKKEWSDVYFYSGTKAMVKTLTDGLRHELRESGSNIQVSMISPGAVMSEFQHRMYPGHREEILAYQQNHQMMTVNDVADMVLYILKAPPRVRMYDAIFGPKD; translated from the exons atgaaaactgACGAATTGGATGACGGACACATCATCAACATCGGAAG CTTGGCAGGTCACATGATCAAGAAGGAATGGAGTGATGTCTATTTCTATAGTGGAACAAAAGCAATGGTGAAGACATTGACTGACGGGCTGCGGCATGAACTCAGAGAAAGCGGTTCCAACATTCAAGTTTCA aTGATATCTCCCGGAGCTGTGATGTCAGAATTTCAACATCGTATGTATCCTGGACATAGAGAAGAGATACTGGCCTACCAGCAGAATCATCAG ATGATGACAGTGAACGATGTTGCTGACATGGTACTATACATTTTGAAGGCGCCACCAAGAGTCAGG ATGTACGATGCCATTTTCGGTCCTAAGGATTAA
- the LOC139123317 gene encoding dehydrogenase/reductase SDR family member 11-like: MERWNGRVALVTGASTGIGNAIAKQLALHGMRVIGCGRDVSKIQETESDLLKLDSSKTIDLYAIKCDLRNEQDILAMFDDIGNKYGRLDICINNAGIAFPERLMSGDTEKWREMFETLMFLTNVVGMTVQQSIVNDGMFSIDRFAN, translated from the exons ATGGAACGTTGGAATGGTAGAGTTGCATTAGTCACTGGAGCTTCAACAGGTATTGGCAATGCTATCGCTAAACAACTAGCCCTTCACGGCATGCGAGTAATTGGCTGCGGACGAGATGTTAGCAAGATACAG GAAACTGAAAGTGACTTACTGAAGTTGGATAGTTCTAAAACGATCGATTTGTACGCCATCAAGTGTGATTTGAGGAATGAGCAAGATATCCTAGCTATGTTTGATGACATTGGTAATAAGTATGGCCGACTTGATATTTGCATAAACAATGCTGGAATTGCATTCCCGGAGAGACTTATGTCCGGGGACACagaaaaatggcgggaaatgtTCGAG ACTCTTATGTTTCTGACAAATGTTGTCGGAATGACAGTACAACAATCCATTGTCAACGATGGTATGTTCAGTATTGATAGATTCGCCAATTGA